In a single window of the Amycolatopsis sp. cg5 genome:
- a CDS encoding SDR family NAD(P)-dependent oxidoreductase: MQITDTSALVTGGASGLGFATASALAAKGARVFALDLAGSIEKAEKVDGVTYVEADVTDPEQVQSAVDTAAGSGPLRTVVNCAGIGPAGRVLSKKGPHDLNLYAKVIQINLIGTFNVLTLASEAIAKTEPLEHDARGVIINTASVAAYDGQIGQVAYSSSKGGVVGMTLPAARDLASHGIRVMTIAPGIIETPMLATVSEEFRATLAAGVPFPKRLGRADEYAQLALAIIDHDYLNGEVIRMDGSLRMAPR, translated from the coding sequence ATGCAGATCACCGACACGTCCGCGCTCGTCACGGGTGGCGCCTCCGGTCTCGGCTTCGCCACGGCATCGGCGCTCGCCGCGAAGGGCGCGCGGGTTTTCGCGCTCGACCTCGCGGGTTCGATCGAGAAGGCCGAGAAGGTCGACGGCGTCACCTACGTCGAGGCCGACGTGACGGACCCCGAGCAGGTCCAGTCCGCCGTCGACACGGCGGCCGGATCCGGCCCGCTGCGGACCGTGGTGAACTGCGCGGGCATCGGCCCGGCCGGGCGCGTGCTGTCCAAGAAGGGCCCGCACGACCTCAACCTGTACGCCAAGGTCATCCAGATCAACCTGATCGGCACCTTCAACGTGCTCACGCTCGCCTCGGAGGCCATCGCCAAGACCGAGCCGCTCGAGCACGACGCACGCGGCGTCATCATCAACACCGCCTCGGTCGCCGCCTACGACGGCCAGATCGGCCAGGTCGCGTACTCCTCGTCCAAGGGCGGCGTGGTCGGCATGACCCTGCCCGCCGCGCGTGACCTGGCCTCGCACGGCATCCGCGTGATGACGATCGCGCCGGGCATCATCGAGACGCCGATGCTCGCGACCGTCTCCGAGGAGTTCCGCGCGACGCTGGCCGCCGGGGTGCCGTTCCCGAAGCGGCTCGGCCGGGCGGACGAGTACGCCCAGCTCGCGCTGGCGATCATCGACCACGACTACCTGAACGGCGAGGTCATCCGGATGGACGGCTCGCTCCGGATGGCTCCTCGCTAG
- a CDS encoding UDP-glucose/GDP-mannose dehydrogenase family protein, whose amino-acid sequence MTAARIVVVGTGYVGLTTGACLASLGHRVTCVDVDQAKVARLSAGRVDILEPGLSELVARGLTSGRLTFVVGAREAVQDAEGVFLCVPTPMGAGGSADLRAVEAVTEEIGDVLPSGCALITKSTVPVGTSRRIREMVGRSDIPVVSNPEFLREGTAVVDFLNPDRIVVGSDDREAATWVGSLYESLASATVVCDAASAELVKYAANCFLAVKLSYVNSIAELCERLGADITVVTEGMGYDRRIGRSFLKPGPGWGGSCLPKDTSALVKIAESVQYDFGLLNSAIEENIAQRDRVVAKIAGAVGGTLNGARIGVLGLAFKAGTNDLRDSPALAVSSVLCALGAELTAYDPAVGGEIAGMTVVDDPYQVAKAADVVVVLTEWDEFKRLDWSYMAEQMDGDTVVDTRNLLDPQAILDVGLCWQGIGRPRVRREVNA is encoded by the coding sequence ATGACCGCAGCTCGGATCGTGGTGGTGGGGACCGGATACGTCGGCTTGACCACGGGGGCCTGCTTGGCCAGCCTGGGTCACCGCGTCACGTGCGTGGACGTCGACCAGGCGAAGGTCGCGCGGCTCTCGGCAGGCAGGGTCGACATTCTCGAACCCGGTTTGTCCGAATTGGTCGCCAGAGGACTGACCAGCGGGCGGCTGACTTTCGTCGTCGGAGCCCGCGAGGCCGTGCAGGACGCCGAGGGCGTGTTCCTCTGCGTGCCGACTCCGATGGGCGCGGGCGGCTCGGCCGACCTGCGCGCCGTGGAGGCCGTGACCGAAGAGATCGGCGACGTGCTGCCGTCCGGCTGCGCGCTGATCACCAAGTCGACCGTGCCCGTCGGCACCTCGCGGCGGATCCGCGAGATGGTCGGCCGCTCGGACATCCCGGTCGTGTCGAACCCGGAGTTCCTCCGCGAGGGCACCGCGGTCGTCGACTTCCTCAACCCGGACCGCATCGTCGTCGGCTCTGACGACCGCGAAGCCGCCACCTGGGTCGGCTCGCTCTACGAAAGCCTGGCATCGGCCACCGTCGTCTGCGACGCGGCCAGCGCCGAACTGGTCAAGTACGCCGCGAACTGCTTCCTCGCGGTCAAGCTCTCCTACGTCAACTCGATCGCCGAACTCTGCGAGCGTCTCGGCGCGGACATCACGGTCGTCACCGAGGGCATGGGCTACGACCGTCGCATCGGCCGGTCCTTCCTCAAGCCCGGCCCCGGCTGGGGCGGCTCCTGCCTTCCGAAGGACACCAGCGCGCTGGTCAAGATCGCCGAGTCGGTGCAGTACGACTTCGGCCTGCTCAACTCCGCGATCGAGGAGAACATCGCCCAACGCGACCGCGTGGTCGCCAAGATCGCCGGCGCGGTCGGCGGCACGCTCAACGGCGCCCGCATCGGAGTGCTCGGCCTCGCGTTCAAGGCGGGCACCAACGACCTGCGCGACTCGCCCGCGCTCGCGGTCTCCTCGGTCTTGTGCGCGCTCGGCGCCGAACTCACGGCCTACGACCCCGCCGTCGGCGGCGAGATCGCGGGCATGACCGTCGTCGACGACCCGTACCAGGTCGCCAAGGCGGCCGACGTGGTCGTGGTGCTGACCGAATGGGACGAGTTCAAGCGCCTCGACTGGTCCTACATGGCCGAGCAGATGGACGGCGACACGGTCGTCGACACCCGCAATCTCCTTGACCCGCAAGCGATCCTGGACGTCGGCCTGTGCTGGCAGGGCATCGGCCGCCCCCGAGTGCGCCGCGAGGTCAACGCTTAA
- a CDS encoding N-acetyltransferase family protein gives MSVTLRPATSADVPAVAQIWRDGWRDAHLGNVPDGLVEVRTDESFGTRAAEQVGETVVAIVGGVLAGFVMVIADEVEQVYVSAGHRGTGVAAVLLATAEQVVLRNGHKQAWLAVVEGNARARKFYERQGWADEGPFDHHAPSTDGLILVPAHRYVKVVSNA, from the coding sequence ATGTCTGTGACCCTGCGACCTGCGACTTCGGCCGACGTGCCCGCCGTCGCCCAGATCTGGCGCGACGGCTGGCGCGACGCTCACCTCGGCAACGTGCCCGACGGGCTCGTCGAGGTCCGCACCGACGAGTCGTTCGGGACCCGCGCCGCCGAGCAGGTCGGGGAGACGGTCGTCGCGATCGTCGGCGGGGTGCTCGCCGGGTTCGTCATGGTGATCGCCGACGAGGTCGAGCAGGTCTATGTCTCGGCGGGGCACCGGGGGACCGGGGTGGCCGCCGTGCTGCTCGCCACGGCGGAGCAGGTGGTGCTGCGCAACGGGCACAAGCAGGCCTGGCTCGCCGTGGTCGAGGGCAACGCCAGGGCCCGCAAGTTCTACGAGCGGCAAGGCTGGGCCGACGAGGGACCGTTCGACCATCACGCGCCGAGTACCGATGGGCTGATTCTCGTACCGGCTCATCGCTACGTGAAAGTCGTTAGCAACGCGTAG
- a CDS encoding gamma-glutamyltransferase family protein, producing MFTTRPELAGTHGMVASTHWLASATGMAVLEDGGNAFDAAVAAGFVLQVAEPHLNGPGGQVPAIFVTAADRTPRVLAGQGVSPGAATPEHFAGLGLDLIPGSGLLAATVPGAWDGWLLMLRDHGTKRLRDVLKYAISYARDGVPLVARVTDTIAAVSDLFRDHWTSSAELWLHAKPGELHRNPALAATWERLLREAESVNDRDAQIETARRAWSRGFIAESIDAFSRQAFRDDSGRDHAGLLTADDLANWEATYEDALITDVGDWGLVKLGAWTQGPALAQQVLLLDGFRDELSYVDGVPTARTVHLATECAKLAFADREAWYGDTDVPLDVLLSAEYTAARRALITDEASAELRPGNGGRLPSIIEELRGAQAGSGATGEPTVGPQGRTRGDTVHIDVVDAAGNMVSATPSGGWLQSSPTIPELGFCLDSRAQMFWLEQGLPNSLRPGKRPRITLSPSMALRHGEPAIAFGTPGGDQQDQWQLCFWLAHTLGGLNLQEAIDSPAWHTTAFPSSFYPRSWTPRELVVESRVGQSTLDELAERGHRVVDAGPWSLGRLSAVSRDPATGILRAAANARGAQGYAAGR from the coding sequence GTGTTCACGACCAGGCCGGAACTCGCCGGTACCCACGGCATGGTGGCATCGACACACTGGCTGGCCTCGGCCACCGGGATGGCGGTGCTCGAAGACGGCGGCAACGCCTTCGACGCGGCGGTCGCCGCCGGGTTCGTGCTCCAAGTCGCCGAGCCGCATCTGAACGGCCCCGGCGGGCAGGTGCCCGCGATCTTCGTGACCGCGGCGGACCGGACGCCGCGCGTGCTCGCCGGCCAGGGTGTTTCGCCCGGCGCCGCGACGCCGGAACACTTCGCCGGCCTGGGCCTCGATCTCATTCCCGGCTCCGGGCTGCTGGCCGCGACCGTGCCGGGCGCGTGGGACGGCTGGCTGCTCATGCTGCGTGACCACGGCACGAAACGCCTGCGTGACGTGCTCAAGTACGCGATCTCGTACGCCCGCGACGGGGTGCCGCTCGTCGCACGCGTCACCGACACGATCGCCGCGGTGTCCGACCTGTTCCGCGATCACTGGACGTCGTCCGCCGAGCTGTGGCTGCACGCCAAGCCCGGAGAACTGCATCGCAACCCCGCGCTGGCCGCGACCTGGGAACGGCTGCTGCGCGAGGCCGAGTCCGTCAACGACCGCGACGCCCAGATCGAGACCGCGCGCCGTGCCTGGTCGCGCGGGTTCATCGCCGAGTCGATCGACGCGTTCAGCCGCCAGGCGTTCCGCGACGACTCCGGCCGCGACCACGCGGGCCTGCTCACCGCTGACGACCTCGCGAACTGGGAAGCGACCTACGAGGACGCGCTGATCACCGACGTCGGCGACTGGGGCCTCGTCAAGCTCGGCGCCTGGACGCAAGGACCGGCGCTCGCTCAGCAAGTGTTGCTGCTGGACGGTTTCCGCGACGAGTTGTCCTATGTGGATGGTGTGCCGACGGCGCGCACCGTGCACCTCGCCACCGAGTGCGCGAAGCTCGCGTTCGCGGACCGCGAGGCCTGGTACGGCGACACCGACGTTCCGCTCGACGTCCTGCTGTCCGCCGAATACACGGCCGCGCGCCGCGCGCTGATCACCGATGAGGCGAGCGCGGAACTGCGGCCGGGCAACGGCGGCCGTCTGCCGTCGATCATCGAGGAACTCCGTGGCGCGCAAGCGGGTTCCGGTGCGACCGGGGAGCCGACCGTCGGCCCGCAGGGGCGGACGCGGGGCGACACCGTGCACATCGACGTCGTCGACGCCGCGGGCAACATGGTGTCCGCGACCCCGTCCGGCGGCTGGCTGCAGTCGAGCCCGACGATCCCCGAACTCGGCTTCTGCCTCGACTCGCGCGCCCAGATGTTCTGGCTCGAACAGGGCCTGCCGAACTCACTGCGGCCGGGGAAACGCCCGCGCATCACGCTTTCGCCGTCGATGGCGCTGCGCCACGGCGAGCCGGCGATCGCGTTCGGCACGCCGGGCGGCGACCAGCAAGACCAATGGCAGCTGTGTTTCTGGCTCGCGCACACGCTCGGCGGCCTGAACCTCCAAGAGGCCATCGACTCGCCTGCCTGGCACACCACGGCGTTCCCGAGTTCGTTCTACCCGCGCTCGTGGACGCCGCGTGAGCTGGTCGTCGAGTCCAGGGTCGGACAGTCCACATTGGACGAACTCGCCGAGCGCGGGCACCGGGTCGTCGACGCCGGCCCGTGGTCACTGGGCAGGTTGTCGGCCGTGTCGCGCGACCCGGCCACCGGCATCCTGCGCGCCGCCGCCAACGCGCGGGGCGCGCAGGGCTACGCCGCCGGGCGCTAG
- a CDS encoding VOC family protein: MLDPFDALRRPPQPIEPDADFAEELLTRLREAVLRGEDMTTTEAPSRAETRSLTPYLAVSDARAALDFYVEVFGAVRRGDPIVMEDGKIGHAELAIGDSVLMLAEEHPEIGHVASTTGGASVRVEVSDVDASFGRAVELGAEVIRPVTASAYGTSGAFRDPFGQRWLVSQAAAPTAPEQKPAKHGEAMYFTFQAPDDKLAKTFYSAVLGWQFSAGRVEGAWGFEGPGLPGGLWGGQQQVGWKLMYAVDDLEAALDRVRAQGGQPGEIEHNPYGDTADCTDDQGIEFWLWRKP, encoded by the coding sequence ATGCTTGATCCGTTCGACGCGCTTCGCCGTCCTCCACAGCCCATCGAACCCGACGCGGACTTCGCCGAGGAGCTGCTGACGCGGCTTCGCGAGGCCGTGCTGCGAGGAGAAGACATGACCACGACCGAGGCGCCGTCGCGCGCCGAAACCCGCTCGCTCACGCCCTACCTGGCCGTTTCCGACGCGCGGGCGGCGCTGGACTTCTACGTCGAGGTGTTCGGCGCGGTCCGGCGAGGCGACCCGATCGTCATGGAAGACGGGAAGATCGGGCATGCCGAGCTGGCCATCGGCGACTCCGTGCTGATGCTGGCCGAGGAGCACCCCGAGATCGGGCATGTCGCCTCGACGACCGGCGGGGCGTCGGTGCGAGTCGAGGTGTCCGATGTGGACGCCAGCTTCGGCAGGGCGGTTGAGCTGGGCGCCGAGGTGATCCGGCCGGTGACGGCGTCGGCCTACGGCACGAGCGGGGCGTTCCGTGACCCGTTCGGCCAGCGGTGGCTGGTGTCGCAGGCGGCGGCGCCGACCGCGCCGGAGCAGAAGCCTGCCAAGCACGGCGAAGCCATGTACTTCACCTTCCAGGCCCCGGACGACAAGCTCGCGAAGACGTTCTACAGCGCGGTTCTGGGCTGGCAGTTCTCGGCGGGACGCGTCGAAGGCGCTTGGGGCTTCGAAGGTCCCGGACTTCCTGGCGGGCTCTGGGGCGGGCAGCAGCAGGTCGGCTGGAAGCTGATGTATGCCGTCGACGACCTCGAAGCCGCGCTCGACCGCGTTCGGGCGCAGGGCGGCCAGCCTGGCGAAATCGAGCACAACCCGTACGGCGACACCGCGGATTGCACCGATGACCAGGGCATCGAGTTCTGGCTCTGGCGCAAGCCCTAG
- a CDS encoding RNA polymerase sigma factor has translation MTEPRVQRDPAFALLALYESALPEVYGYLLSRCGDRTLAEELTSETFLGAVSACRKDYAPAVSTGWLIGVARHKLADHWRRKEREERGLRIVHDSAPEVTDPWDGELDALLARQVLATLGAHHRSALTLRYVDGLGVPEVAAHLGRSVHATEALLVRARTAFRKAYQEKEGSDA, from the coding sequence GTGACGGAACCACGGGTACAGCGGGACCCGGCCTTCGCGCTGCTGGCTCTGTACGAGTCGGCGCTGCCGGAGGTCTATGGGTACCTGCTGTCCCGGTGCGGTGATCGCACGCTGGCCGAGGAGCTCACGTCCGAGACCTTCCTCGGCGCGGTCAGTGCCTGCCGCAAGGATTACGCGCCCGCGGTGAGCACCGGGTGGCTGATCGGCGTCGCCCGGCACAAGCTCGCCGACCATTGGCGGCGCAAGGAACGTGAGGAGCGCGGGCTCCGGATCGTCCACGACAGCGCGCCCGAGGTCACTGATCCGTGGGACGGGGAACTCGACGCGCTGCTGGCGAGGCAGGTGCTCGCGACGCTCGGCGCGCATCACCGGTCGGCGTTGACGTTGCGCTATGTCGACGGGCTCGGCGTGCCAGAGGTCGCCGCGCATTTGGGACGCAGTGTGCACGCGACCGAGGCGTTGCTGGTCAGGGCGCGCACGGCGTTTCGGAAGGCCTATCAGGAGAAGGAGGGCAGCGATGCTTGA
- a CDS encoding acyl-CoA dehydrogenase family protein, with amino-acid sequence MLVERARALADDVLFPAAAEVDAKGEVPRAHFDRLAAEGFYGLAAPAEAGGAGAEFPELIAVLETLAGGCLSTMFTWIQHHGLVVGLLGSSNEALRDKYLASLIRGDLRAGVAYAGVIPTPPRMRATRVDGGFVFEGEAPFVSGWGSIDVLQLSGRDGETVVNAVIRPVAGPNVAVRRLELVAAQGTSTVGLTLDGLYVPRENVFAEVAHADFVAGNTFASRLNGCAPLGIAERAARLIEEAGKAETAASLRAEQTEIRAALDAGLADPGGLPQARARAAELAFRSAGALVAAVGSSAVLAGQHAQRLVREATFLLVAGSRPEIKSALLEKFEIHPSENRVPERR; translated from the coding sequence ATGCTGGTCGAACGGGCCCGTGCCCTTGCCGATGACGTGCTGTTTCCGGCTGCGGCCGAGGTGGATGCGAAGGGCGAGGTGCCGCGGGCGCACTTCGACCGGCTGGCGGCTGAGGGTTTCTACGGCCTGGCGGCGCCTGCTGAGGCGGGTGGTGCCGGTGCCGAGTTCCCGGAGCTGATCGCGGTGCTGGAAACGCTGGCCGGTGGCTGCCTGAGCACGATGTTCACCTGGATCCAGCATCACGGGCTGGTGGTGGGGCTGCTCGGCTCGTCGAACGAGGCGTTGCGGGACAAGTACCTCGCGTCGCTGATCAGGGGTGATCTCCGTGCCGGGGTCGCGTACGCGGGGGTGATTCCGACGCCGCCGCGGATGCGCGCGACGCGGGTCGACGGTGGGTTCGTGTTCGAGGGTGAGGCGCCGTTCGTGAGTGGCTGGGGCAGCATCGATGTGCTCCAGCTGTCCGGGCGGGACGGCGAGACCGTGGTCAATGCCGTCATCCGGCCGGTGGCGGGGCCGAACGTCGCGGTCAGGCGGCTGGAGCTGGTGGCGGCGCAGGGCACTTCGACTGTCGGGCTGACCCTGGACGGCCTTTATGTGCCGCGCGAGAACGTTTTCGCCGAAGTGGCTCATGCGGACTTCGTCGCCGGGAACACCTTCGCGTCGCGGCTGAACGGGTGTGCGCCGCTGGGGATCGCCGAGCGGGCGGCTCGGCTGATCGAGGAAGCCGGGAAGGCGGAAACCGCCGCTTCGCTGCGGGCCGAGCAGACGGAGATCCGCGCCGCGCTTGACGCGGGGCTGGCCGATCCGGGCGGGCTGCCGCAGGCCAGGGCGCGGGCCGCCGAGCTGGCTTTCCGGTCTGCGGGCGCGCTGGTCGCGGCGGTCGGGAGCAGTGCCGTGCTCGCCGGTCAGCACGCGCAGCGGCTGGTCAGGGAGGCGACGTTCCTGCTGGTCGCGGGCAGCAGGCCGGAGATCAAGTCGGCGCTGCTGGAAAAATTCGAGATTCACCCGTCGGAAAACCGGGTCCCCGAGCGACGATGA
- a CDS encoding Uma2 family endonuclease: protein MTALPEPQGHPWLAMPDHLLTLEEYLSLGETESGYTELVEGRLHMSPSPRRAHNVASLKLAMQLIPQLPGDLEVVQDIDIDLGDLAGNGLAFSRRPDLVVVSKAAGVRLDADGGIYQASEVVVVVEIVSPGSKRTDYVTKHGEYADAGIPHYWIVDLVDRASLVACHQAGVFGYQDAPAATGTFTTTEPFPLKLDLDQLDS from the coding sequence GTGACGGCCCTTCCAGAACCGCAAGGACACCCGTGGCTCGCGATGCCCGATCACCTGCTGACCCTTGAGGAATATCTGTCGCTGGGTGAGACCGAATCGGGTTACACCGAACTCGTAGAAGGTCGTCTCCACATGTCACCGAGTCCCCGGCGTGCGCACAATGTGGCTTCGCTGAAGCTGGCAATGCAACTAATTCCGCAGCTACCTGGCGACCTCGAGGTTGTTCAGGACATCGACATCGACCTCGGGGACCTGGCCGGTAACGGGCTGGCGTTCTCCAGACGGCCGGACCTGGTCGTAGTGAGCAAGGCCGCGGGAGTGCGGCTTGACGCTGACGGCGGTATATATCAGGCGTCCGAGGTCGTGGTGGTCGTCGAAATCGTGTCGCCGGGTTCGAAGCGCACCGATTACGTCACCAAACACGGTGAGTACGCCGATGCCGGGATCCCGCACTACTGGATCGTCGACCTCGTTGACCGGGCGTCGCTCGTCGCGTGCCATCAGGCTGGCGTTTTCGGCTACCAGGACGCTCCCGCGGCGACCGGAACGTTCACCACCACCGAGCCTTTCCCGCTCAAGCTCGACCTCGACCAACTGGACTCGTGA
- a CDS encoding MFS transporter: protein MTLTQAAPTRVVRPGLSSAGLVTVLLGAALPIIDFFIVNVALPTINADLHASTATLELVVAAYGISYALLLVVGGRLGDAYGRRRLFFIGLMAFTVTSLLCGIAPSVDLLVLARALQGAASALMLPQVLSIIQASTSGESRSKALGLYGAMGGISTVVGQLVGGLLVSADLWGTGWRPIFLVNVPIGLVGLWLARQTLPESRSENPHGVDRLGTVLLGVSILSLLVPLMEGRALGWPAWSIALLAVFPFAVWGFVVVERRIERSGAMPLLPPSVMRMPSMRRGLLVGVPFFAGFGAFMFVVAVTLQEGLHFGPLKSGLALTPMAVGFFTMSLVSSRFVTRYGQRVVVAGAAIQLLGLLVLVGTMAMAWPAVTVFDLAPGMLLAGIGQGLAMTTLFRIVLSRVPAEIAGVGSGVMTTTQQTSLALGIATLGSLFASLIGSIGVRDGFMIVIGLQCLMTAGVMWFARRLPDPRG from the coding sequence ATGACCTTGACTCAAGCCGCGCCGACGCGCGTAGTCAGGCCGGGCCTGTCCAGTGCGGGCCTGGTCACCGTGCTGCTGGGGGCGGCACTTCCGATTATCGACTTCTTCATCGTCAACGTCGCGCTGCCGACGATCAACGCCGATCTGCACGCGTCCACCGCCACCCTGGAGCTGGTGGTCGCGGCGTACGGCATCTCGTACGCGCTGTTGCTGGTGGTGGGTGGGCGCCTGGGGGACGCCTACGGCCGCCGTCGTCTGTTCTTCATAGGGCTCATGGCGTTCACCGTGACCTCGCTGCTCTGCGGCATCGCACCGTCCGTCGACCTGCTGGTGCTGGCCAGGGCGTTGCAAGGAGCGGCGTCGGCGTTGATGCTGCCGCAGGTCCTTTCGATCATCCAGGCGTCGACCTCGGGGGAAAGCCGGTCGAAGGCGCTGGGTCTTTACGGGGCCATGGGCGGGATCTCGACCGTCGTCGGTCAGCTGGTCGGCGGACTGCTCGTCTCGGCTGATCTGTGGGGCACCGGCTGGCGGCCGATCTTCCTGGTCAACGTGCCGATCGGCCTCGTCGGACTGTGGCTCGCCAGGCAGACGCTGCCGGAGAGCCGGTCGGAGAACCCGCACGGCGTCGACCGCCTCGGCACGGTGCTGCTGGGTGTCTCGATCCTCTCGCTGCTGGTCCCGCTCATGGAGGGACGCGCGCTGGGCTGGCCGGCGTGGAGCATCGCGCTGCTGGCCGTGTTCCCGTTCGCCGTCTGGGGTTTCGTGGTGGTGGAGCGGCGGATCGAGCGTTCCGGCGCGATGCCGTTGCTGCCGCCGTCGGTGATGCGGATGCCGTCGATGCGTCGCGGGCTGCTGGTGGGGGTGCCGTTCTTCGCGGGGTTCGGGGCGTTCATGTTCGTGGTCGCGGTGACGTTGCAGGAAGGCCTGCACTTCGGACCGCTGAAGTCCGGGCTGGCGCTGACCCCGATGGCCGTCGGTTTCTTCACGATGTCGCTGGTCAGCAGCCGGTTCGTGACGCGCTACGGGCAGCGGGTCGTGGTGGCGGGCGCGGCGATCCAGCTGCTCGGGCTGCTGGTGCTCGTCGGGACGATGGCGATGGCCTGGCCGGCGGTCACGGTGTTCGACTTGGCGCCGGGGATGTTGCTGGCCGGGATCGGGCAGGGGCTGGCGATGACGACGTTGTTCCGGATCGTGCTCTCGCGGGTGCCTGCTGAGATCGCGGGTGTCGGCAGCGGGGTGATGACCACGACTCAGCAGACCTCGCTGGCGCTGGGGATCGCGACTTTGGGGAGTCTGTTCGCCTCGCTGATCGGGTCGATCGGGGTTCGCGATGGGTTCATGATCGTCATCGGGCTGCAGTGCTTGATGACGGCGGGTGTCATGTGGTTCGCGCGGCGCCTGCCGGATCCGCGGGGGTAA
- a CDS encoding putative T7SS-secreted protein: MDEIDDPSLLLPPIAGNAAAMDNECRRLTILADCLDDAGRSVRRAQVSSWNGKAALRFEGSQFALVKQYNIAADAHRDAAAALGAYQDTLENLQRLRAAEVATIRASPHPLRYEAARMSIVRWKAQLASAADHAARKLTAAAGEFAAVRPLLPERTRQAEPLKLTLVPPPRLPAVTRKSNFSPYQAHRDLEPYRAEVQKLSDAILLAWRGLAS; the protein is encoded by the coding sequence ATGGACGAGATCGACGATCCGAGCTTGTTGCTGCCGCCGATCGCCGGAAACGCTGCGGCCATGGACAACGAGTGCCGGCGACTCACCATCCTCGCTGACTGCCTCGACGACGCTGGGCGCTCGGTGAGGCGAGCGCAAGTTTCGAGCTGGAACGGCAAGGCGGCTCTGCGCTTCGAGGGGTCACAGTTCGCACTGGTCAAGCAGTACAACATCGCGGCTGACGCCCACCGTGACGCGGCCGCAGCACTGGGCGCCTACCAGGACACGCTCGAAAACCTGCAGCGACTACGCGCGGCCGAAGTGGCCACGATCCGCGCGAGCCCGCATCCACTTCGCTACGAAGCCGCCCGGATGTCGATCGTCAGGTGGAAGGCGCAGTTGGCTTCGGCGGCAGACCACGCCGCACGCAAGCTCACGGCGGCTGCCGGTGAGTTCGCGGCGGTCCGTCCGTTGCTGCCTGAGCGAACTCGGCAGGCCGAGCCGCTCAAGCTCACCCTGGTGCCGCCGCCACGGCTGCCGGCCGTGACGCGGAAGTCCAATTTCAGCCCGTATCAGGCGCATCGTGACCTGGAGCCCTACCGTGCGGAGGTGCAGAAGCTGAGCGACGCCATCCTGCTTGCTTGGCGCGGTCTGGCGTCTTAA
- a CDS encoding helix-turn-helix transcriptional regulator has product MTAAVQRHELASFLRSRRERITPDQVGLPLGGRRRTPGLRREEVAQLAGVGVTWYTWLEQGRDINASEQVLEAISRTLRLDPYEHTHLFTLAGAPEPAIKTECRVITPATQAMMTQLEPFPVAVRNARCDLLAYNRAYNWLMGDVDNLPFEDRNTLLQCLTNPEWRRRLPDWEINLPRVISSFRAAMAEHLTEPAWKCLVKRLRAESPLFEQVWDQHEVSAERILTKRFLHPEVGMLRFNFSYLYLGRRSEVMMATYTPADEDTAGKLPMFSQAGIPHLT; this is encoded by the coding sequence ATGACCGCAGCCGTCCAGCGCCACGAGCTGGCGTCCTTCCTCCGCAGCCGCCGTGAGCGCATCACGCCGGACCAGGTCGGGCTGCCGCTCGGCGGACGCCGTCGCACGCCGGGCCTGCGGCGCGAGGAGGTCGCGCAGCTCGCCGGGGTCGGGGTCACCTGGTACACCTGGCTGGAGCAGGGGCGTGACATCAACGCGTCCGAGCAGGTGCTCGAGGCCATCTCGCGGACGCTGCGGCTGGACCCGTACGAGCACACGCACCTGTTCACCCTCGCGGGCGCGCCCGAACCGGCCATCAAGACCGAATGCCGGGTGATCACCCCGGCCACGCAGGCGATGATGACCCAGCTCGAGCCGTTCCCGGTCGCGGTGCGCAACGCGCGGTGCGACCTGCTCGCCTACAACCGGGCCTACAACTGGCTGATGGGCGATGTCGACAACCTCCCGTTCGAGGATCGCAACACCCTGCTGCAGTGCCTGACCAACCCCGAGTGGCGCCGCCGTCTGCCCGACTGGGAGATCAACCTGCCTCGGGTGATCTCCTCGTTCCGCGCCGCGATGGCCGAACATCTCACCGAACCCGCGTGGAAATGCCTGGTCAAGCGGTTGCGCGCGGAGTCGCCGTTGTTCGAGCAGGTGTGGGATCAGCACGAGGTCAGCGCCGAGCGGATCCTCACCAAGCGGTTCCTGCATCCCGAGGTCGGCATGCTGCGCTTCAACTTCTCCTACCTCTACCTCGGCAGGCGCTCCGAGGTCATGATGGCGACCTACACCCCGGCGGATGAGGACACAGCGGGCAAACTGCCCATGTTCAGCCAAGCCGGAATACCGCACCTGACGTAG